Genomic segment of Sodaliphilus pleomorphus:
TCGCCCAGCATCACGGCGCCGTCGAAGGCTGTGAACCGCGCATCGCCTCTGTCGTCAACGTTGTCGCCGCGGGCCTCGACTGCCACACATGCCGCCACGCTGTCGTAGTAGCGGTGGGCAAAGCGGCTGGCCACATTCTTGCCCAGGCGGTTCACCCGCAGCGCGATGGCAGGATGCATTACAAATTGCGGGGCAAAGTCGGGCACAAAGAATGGCTTGTTGCTCAGCAGTATCGATGAGTCGGCCATGAGCCTTATCGCCACATGGCTTTCGGCCTGGTCGTTGCAGTTCCCTGTGATGCCTATTACTTTCACGTTAGTATGATGATGATCGGGTCGCCCGGCGTTATTTTTTATTCATATATTTTTTTTCTTCCATGCGGTAGTACATGAGTGCCAGGTGCGCGTAGATCGATGTGTTCTGTATCACGATGTCGCTGGGGGCCTTGATGCGATAGGGAGTGAAATTCCATATTGCCTTCAGCCCGCTCTCGATAGCGGTGTTGGCTGCCTCCTGTGCATGTTCGACCGGCACTGCAAGCACTGCAATCGACACGTTGAACTGCTGCTGGCAGCGATGCAGCTCGTCAAGGCTGTAGACGGGGATGCCGCATATGCTTGTGCCCACCAGCTCGGGGTTGATGTCGAAGCCTGCCACGATGTTGAGCCCGTATTGGGAGAGGCCCACGTCTTGCATCAAGGCGGCTCCCAGGCTGCCTGCGCCTATCATGAAGGCGTTGTGCTTGCGCTTGAAGCCCAGGAAGTCTACCAGCTCGCGCACGAGCGAGTGCACCTCGTAGCCTATGCGCGTCTTGCCCTTGATGTTGAGAAACGACAGGTCCTTGGCGATTTGCGAGGCGTCGACGTTGATTTCCTTGGCAATCTGTGTCGACGACACATATTCTATGTGCTGGTTGTCGAGCATTTTCACATAGGCCAAATACCAAGGTAGCCGTCTGAGTGTGGGCTCTGGTAGCATCACCCTGCCTCCTGTATTTCTTTCCTCACTCATTGTCGCGACATTCCTTTCATTATGCTTTGTGGCTTAGTACAAATGACTTGCAAAATTAATGAAAATTATTAAAATTGCAAAATCACGTCTTTGTCACTGAGCCGTCACTGCCATTTTCTTGGCTTTTGTTGCCTCTTGCTCTCCGTTGGTGGTCACGGTTGCCTTGTAGATGTAGATGCCGCGTGGCACGCGCGCGCCGCCGTAGTCGGTGAGGTTCCAAGTGATGGGGAATGTGGTGAACATGTTGCTGCGTCCTGTCTCGGTCGAGCTCCATATCTTGCGGCCCAGCAGGTCGTAGATGTCGATGGTGACCGTGAGGGTGGCGTCGGGCCGGTTATGCTTTACATAGAAGTTGGCCTCCACACTGGCAGGATTGGCGTCGCTGTACACGTCGTAGATGTCGGGCTTGAGACCGCTCTCTACAAAGAACGTGATGGTCTTCTCGGCCGAGTTGTTGAACACGTCCCAGGCCTTGAGCTTGAGGGTGTGGTTGCCGTTGGCCAGGTTGCTCAGCTGGTAGCTTATCGTGCCTGCAGTGCCATCGCCGTTGCTCGTGGCCGCGGGCGTGAAATAGGACGTCACGTCGTCGAGGGTGGTGTTGTCGTCGAGCGTGAGCGTGATGGAGTGCCCTATGCCGCTTGTCGACAGGTTGATGCCCGACTCGTCGGCTATCGAGGCTATCACCAGCGGCGACTCGTTAACCTCGTCGCCGTCGTTGAAGTTCTCCGAGTTCAAGCCCAGGTAGTCGATGCTGGGGCCTATCGTGTCGGTCACCACGCTGTCGTCGTAGCCATAGATGTAGAAGTCGCTGTTGCTGCCTTGCGCCTCAATCGAACCGCCATTGTAGGCCTTGCTGTTGAGCTTGGTGTTGTCGTAGGCATAGAGGCTTATGAGCGATGGGCTGTAGTTGTCGTAGGTGGCCATGATCTCGCTTGGCACGGTGAGCTTGAACTCGAAGCGGCCGTTTCTCACTGTGTCGACTTTCACTGCCAGCTTGTTGGGACGGTCGAGGTAGACGTATTTCTCGCCGTTCTGGCCATATCCGTGAGTTTCCACACTTTGCTCGCTGTCGTAGAGCGTGGCGATGACGGGGCCGTTGAAGTCGGTGTCGTTGCCCTTGGCATCGGTCACCTTGCCGGCAAAGGTGAGCAATTGGCGTGCCTGAAACACGGGCATGTTGTTCTCGCTCACCTGCTGCCCGTTGATGCTTTCCACCTGTATCTTGTAGGTAGGAATGGCGGGGCGCATGGCCGGGTCGCCCAGCAGGAAGTAGGGCAGGTTGTTGCGGTCGCCGCCCGATGCCGTGGCCTGCCGGTAGGCGTTCTTGCCCAGTCGCATGATGTCGCCCAATCGCAGGGGCAGCCCGTTGGCGTCTTTGGCAAAGGTGTAGTTGGCTACATGGCTGTGCAAGCGGCCGTTGTTGTCTTCATACACCAGCCGCGGCGGACACACGATGGCAATCACGCCACCGCCCGTGGTGAGAAACAGCTTCTCGCCGCCCGACTTGGCGATGGCGTCGAAGCGGGCAAACTCGCAGGTGGCTGCGTAGAATATGGGCTGGTGCTTGTAGTAGAAGTTGGTCGTGAGGTCGGTTGTGGTGATGATGCCCTCGCCTGTGAGCACGTTGGGGCTGCCGTGACCCGTGTAGTTCCACCAGGCCACGCCCTCGTCGAGCAGACGGTACATCTTGGTGCGGGCGTCGGGGTAGGTGCGGCCGCCGCCCGAGCTCAAGGCTGTGAAGGCGTCGGTATACACCTTGTTGTATATCATGTCGGCTCCGCCGTTTTTCTTCTCGTTGGCGATTGTGGTCTCGGCCTGTTTCATGTGTATGCCATAGTCCTCGTCGTCGGCCACGTCGAGCACGTTGGTTTTCCAAGCCCCGTTGTCGGGGGTGGTTACATATTTCACCAGCTTGTCGACAGCCAGCCGGGCCTCGCTCACGCTCCTCACGGGCATTCGCCCTATGGCAATGCTCAAGTCGTTGTACTGGAAGGGAGAGCCCGAGTTGTCGGCCAGAATGGCAAAGGGGTCGTCGCTGGTGAACGAGGCGGTCTCGTTGTCGCTCAGCTCGGTTTGCCAGGTGAGCAGCATGGGGTAGGAGATGGCTTGCACCGA
This window contains:
- a CDS encoding fumarylacetoacetate hydrolase family protein, which gives rise to MKVIGITGNCNDQAESHVAIRLMADSSILLSNKPFFVPDFAPQFVMHPAIALRVNRLGKNVASRFAHRYYDSVAACVAVEARGDNVDDRGDARFTAFDGAVMLGDYMPWSDMPESIETAVAINDAIVATTSTAGMSHDFDHMIELVSTYFTLKMGDIIVNIDNSKSHVLTIGQNLTATIGGKPSLKIRIK
- a CDS encoding redox-sensing transcriptional repressor Rex; amino-acid sequence: MSEERNTGGRVMLPEPTLRRLPWYLAYVKMLDNQHIEYVSSTQIAKEINVDASQIAKDLSFLNIKGKTRIGYEVHSLVRELVDFLGFKRKHNAFMIGAGSLGAALMQDVGLSQYGLNIVAGFDINPELVGTSICGIPVYSLDELHRCQQQFNVSIAVLAVPVEHAQEAANTAIESGLKAIWNFTPYRIKAPSDIVIQNTSIYAHLALMYYRMEEKKYMNKK
- the porU gene encoding type IX secretion system sortase PorU, translating into MDQQTRRHSGMSVKTIALVALCAVIATSAGAFPAGTRADTSKLATGRWVKIKVSGNGMYQITASDAKKWGLGDLSKVHVFGFGGGAMSEQLTSDIPDDLPQVPVVRTGSKLLFYGQGNIKWKAQSGAVNYVQEQNPYATAGYYFVTDDSRYSDVAIAKSSASLGSGKVINTVTGREFHEEELVNPGETGRQLLGEDFRYTTTQPFKFTLDGLTDGGTVNVLTNFAAKTYATGNVTTGATVTAQYNGTRATNSLNINTVTDVAHEHYKYGTFVNSFTLSGTTSLTYTLSFSPIYTLYMARLNYITVNYQRNLALSGGTIGWGQYSGDVSDQFQLSGGNAGTHVWDVTVSHQPIEMNTSLSGSTVTFSPAQSGNREYVAFDQDATFPTPSMVGTVKNQNIHGEATPDMIIISPSAYLAQARRVAALHESVDSMRVLVVDQNDVFNEFSSGTPDAMAYRMLAKCFYDRGTDSQGHKLGYLLLFGGGSYDNRQLTSSVQAISYPMLLTWQTELSDNETASFTSDDPFAILADNSGSPFQYNDLSIAIGRMPVRSVSEARLAVDKLVKYVTTPDNGAWKTNVLDVADDEDYGIHMKQAETTIANEKKNGGADMIYNKVYTDAFTALSSGGGRTYPDARTKMYRLLDEGVAWWNYTGHGSPNVLTGEGIITTTDLTTNFYYKHQPIFYAATCEFARFDAIAKSGGEKLFLTTGGGVIAIVCPPRLVYEDNNGRLHSHVANYTFAKDANGLPLRLGDIMRLGKNAYRQATASGGDRNNLPYFLLGDPAMRPAIPTYKIQVESINGQQVSENNMPVFQARQLLTFAGKVTDAKGNDTDFNGPVIATLYDSEQSVETHGYGQNGEKYVYLDRPNKLAVKVDTVRNGRFEFKLTVPSEIMATYDNYSPSLISLYAYDNTKLNSKAYNGGSIEAQGSNSDFYIYGYDDSVVTDTIGPSIDYLGLNSENFNDGDEVNESPLVIASIADESGINLSTSGIGHSITLTLDDNTTLDDVTSYFTPAATSNGDGTAGTISYQLSNLANGNHTLKLKAWDVFNNSAEKTITFFVESGLKPDIYDVYSDANPASVEANFYVKHNRPDATLTVTIDIYDLLGRKIWSSTETGRSNMFTTFPITWNLTDYGGARVPRGIYIYKATVTTNGEQEATKAKKMAVTAQ